DNA from Thermodesulfobacteriota bacterium:
AAGTCATTTCCCTCTGTAACAGAAGGAATGGAAAGGTCGCATGTAAAACCACTGTCGCAAAGCCTTGATTTTAGGTCACCGCCCACCATATTACATAACTCCCCAATCACATCGAAAACCTCTTCCTCGCTTTCTATTTCTTCCACCTCCATACCCAGCATTTCCGCAGTCATCAAATGCGCAAAGTTGCTGCTGACCAAAATATTGACGTTGCCCATTACTTTTCCGGCAAATCCCACTGACCCGACAATTTGATTGTCGCCATTGATTCCTTTCACGCTACCATCCATTTGTTCTATCTTCATTGACAGCATGGTATCAAAAACATCGGTCAAAATTTTTGCCACAAAACCCTTTAGATCAATATTGTTTATTTCGCTCATATTACTTGCCCCTTTCTAAATCTCGCAGCATTGATTGATCCATCTGAACCATGATTAATCTATCGGAAACCTTTGCAAAAAACTTTAGGATTTATTGGATGGATGAAAAAGTCATTTTTTAACCGGTAAATATATAAAAAATTTGGTGCCTTTATCTATTTCGCTTTCAACGTTTATTATTCCACCGTGATCCCGAATGATTCCGTCACTCAGGGCCAGCCCAAGGCCTGTCCCGGCTCCGGCCTCTTTAGTGGTAAAAAATGGATCAAGTATCTTCTTTAGGTTCTCCCTGGGAATACCACACCCGGTATCTTCAAATATGGTGACAATAAAATCTGATTGCCCGGGTAGAATTTCTTTGTTATCGCATCTTTTTGTTGAAATGGTAAGTACTCCGCTTTGGGACATGGCATCTATTGCGTTTGCAACAATAATGATGAAAACCTTTGTTAAGCTTGCCATATCTCCTGTTATCACTGGTAAATGATTGCCTAATTCTTTAACTATCTTTATGTTCACCAGCTTTAAATCATGCCTTGCCTGAACCATAGCTGACTCAATCACATCATTTATTTTAATCTTTACCAAATTTTGCATGCCGGCGCTGGAAAACTGCAGCAATCCCTGTACAATGGCAGCGATTCTGTTGGATTGCAATTGCATGATGTTCAGATAATTTGAAATATTTGGCTTTAAATCATCATCCATCAGCATAAACTGAACATGGCTGGATAT
Protein-coding regions in this window:
- a CDS encoding chemotaxis protein CheX; amino-acid sequence: MSEINNIDLKGFVAKILTDVFDTMLSMKIEQMDGSVKGINGDNQIVGSVGFAGKVMGNVNILVSSNFAHLMTAEMLGMEVEEIESEEEVFDVIGELCNMVGGDLKSRLCDSGFTCDLSIPSVTEGNDLTIESRGWDRCECFGFKCRENTALVQVYIKTAE